Proteins encoded together in one Sphingomonas radiodurans window:
- a CDS encoding dicarboxylate/amino acid:cation symporter yields the protein MDDTPTLARFPLHLQMLAGFIVGLVGGLIVNATAGDAAWVGTVTTYVTGPIGQIFLRLLFMLVIPLLFAALVTGVAEMGDIAALKKVGLRTLFFTVVLSGISVALGLLLVNVIRPGAGVDPAMAKELLAQAGAGAAAIVQESRAAPGALESVLGIIPTNVIRAASTDDILALMFFALAFGIGLVLVRSEKTQVLQDSIEGILEVTMTLIGFVIRLAPIAVACFMFNLTAVFGADILVRLAAYMVTVIGALLIHLIIVYSLGVWLAGGMRPLAFFRGSQEAMVMAFSTASSNATLPTSLRVAENELKLPRRVARFVLTIGATANQNGTAIFEGVTVIFLAQFFGVELTIVQQLTVMLVCILGGIGTAGVPGGSLPVVAIILGMVGVPPTAIGLVLGVDRLLDMCRTALNVTGDLAIAVMVAGKDRDAGSATAVSPR from the coding sequence ATGGACGATACTCCGACGCTCGCCCGTTTCCCGCTCCATCTGCAGATGCTCGCCGGCTTCATCGTCGGCCTCGTCGGTGGGTTGATCGTCAATGCGACCGCGGGGGATGCGGCGTGGGTGGGGACGGTGACGACGTACGTCACCGGGCCGATCGGGCAGATCTTCCTGCGGCTGCTGTTCATGCTCGTCATCCCGCTGCTGTTCGCGGCGCTCGTCACGGGCGTGGCGGAGATGGGCGATATCGCCGCGCTGAAGAAGGTCGGCTTGCGGACGCTGTTCTTCACCGTCGTGCTGTCGGGCATCTCGGTCGCGCTGGGACTGCTGCTGGTGAATGTGATCCGGCCCGGCGCGGGGGTCGATCCGGCGATGGCGAAGGAACTGCTCGCACAGGCGGGCGCGGGGGCGGCGGCGATCGTGCAGGAATCGCGCGCGGCGCCGGGCGCGCTCGAATCGGTGCTGGGGATCATTCCGACCAATGTCATTCGCGCTGCTTCGACCGACGATATCCTGGCGCTGATGTTCTTCGCGCTGGCGTTCGGGATCGGGCTGGTGCTCGTCCGGTCGGAGAAGACGCAGGTGCTGCAGGATTCGATCGAGGGAATCCTCGAGGTGACGATGACGCTGATCGGCTTCGTCATCCGGCTCGCGCCGATCGCGGTGGCGTGTTTCATGTTCAACCTGACCGCGGTGTTCGGCGCCGACATCCTCGTGCGGCTGGCCGCGTACATGGTCACGGTGATTGGCGCGCTGCTGATCCATTTGATCATCGTCTATTCGCTCGGCGTGTGGCTCGCGGGCGGGATGCGGCCGCTCGCCTTCTTCCGCGGCAGCCAGGAGGCGATGGTGATGGCGTTTTCGACCGCCTCGTCGAACGCGACGCTGCCGACCAGCCTGCGCGTGGCCGAGAACGAGCTGAAGCTGCCGCGGCGAGTCGCGCGGTTCGTGCTGACGATCGGGGCGACGGCGAACCAGAACGGCACCGCGATCTTCGAGGGCGTGACGGTGATCTTCCTTGCGCAATTCTTCGGTGTGGAGCTGACGATCGTGCAGCAATTGACGGTGATGCTGGTGTGCATCCTGGGCGGGATCGGGACGGCGGGGGTGCCGGGCGGATCGCTGCCGGTGGTGGCGATCATCCTGGGCATGGTGGGCGTGCCGCCGACCGCGATCGGACTGGTGCTGGGGGTCGATCGGCTGCTCGACATGTGCCGGACGGCGCTGAACGTGACCGGCGATCTGGCGATTGCGGTGATGGTGGCGGGGAAGGATCGCGACGCGGGGTCCGCAACTGCCGTGTCACCCCGGTAA